A genome region from Corynebacterium uberis includes the following:
- a CDS encoding SMI1/KNR4 family protein, with amino-acid sequence MIDFELIYNKFNYGELLEVEKRLHQKLPADLRKFLIDRGTGYIKKWGEQDFLTYPDDSIDASIEYFCSTKEYLQYVGLGVENGYWPLMPPCSIPFAWGPGVDWGIYFKGPNSGKVFILAHDLGPEEEPVDWDIETGAGLPYEQYIIILEDSFGELMEKVKTAEYFD; translated from the coding sequence ATGATAGATTTTGAGCTAATCTACAACAAATTCAACTATGGAGAGTTGCTGGAGGTTGAAAAACGTCTCCACCAGAAGTTGCCAGCCGATCTGAGAAAATTTCTTATTGATCGCGGAACCGGGTATATAAAAAAGTGGGGAGAACAGGACTTTTTAACATACCCAGATGATTCCATAGATGCATCAATAGAATACTTTTGTAGTACGAAGGAATATTTACAATACGTGGGTTTGGGGGTTGAAAATGGGTATTGGCCTCTGATGCCGCCGTGCTCGATCCCATTCGCCTGGGGGCCGGGGGTTGACTGGGGGATATATTTTAAAGGTCCAAACTCTGGGAAAGTTTTTATTCTCGCTCACGACCTTGGGCCGGAGGAGGAGCCTGTCGATTGGGATATTGAAACAGGTGCAGGTCTTCCTTATGAGCAGTATATCATTATTCTGGAAGATTCATTCGGTGAACTGATGGAAAAGGTGAAGACTGCCGAATATTTTGACTGA
- a CDS encoding SMI1/KNR4 family protein encodes MLRFSLSYGSFDLCKLREIERRMGGDLPLDLWEFLSKYGCGFVGKNGLCDFFFYPELPLDASIEYFCTAKEYEQYFNYGLNNGWWPFMPPKSLPFAWGPGVEWDIYYAGPDRGKVFVLKHDEGPEDEPEYWDIENGSNLPYHEYIHVLANSFDELMDQILVLEDVEDE; translated from the coding sequence ATGTTGCGTTTCTCACTATCTTATGGGTCGTTTGACCTCTGCAAGTTGCGAGAAATCGAACGTCGGATGGGGGGTGATCTGCCTTTAGATCTGTGGGAATTCTTATCAAAATATGGCTGTGGATTTGTTGGAAAAAATGGACTTTGTGATTTCTTTTTCTACCCTGAATTGCCCTTGGATGCCTCGATTGAATACTTCTGCACGGCAAAGGAGTATGAGCAGTATTTTAACTACGGTCTAAACAATGGATGGTGGCCCTTCATGCCTCCGAAATCTCTGCCGTTTGCCTGGGGTCCCGGGGTGGAGTGGGATATCTATTACGCGGGCCCCGACAGGGGAAAAGTATTTGTTCTTAAGCATGATGAGGGGCCTGAGGATGAACCTGAGTACTGGGATATAGAGAACGGATCCAATCTTCCGTATCATGAGTATATTCATGTGCTAGCCAATTCTTTTGATGAGCTCATGGATCAAATTTTGGTGCTAGAAGATGTTGAGGATGAGTAA
- the menD gene encoding 2-succinyl-5-enolpyruvyl-6-hydroxy-3-cyclohexene-1-carboxylic-acid synthase, giving the protein MSSLESPALATAVVAALASHVSDCVICPGSRNAPLTLALLARRDIRVHVRIDERAAAFCALGIARTQRRPVAVVMTSGTAVANCLPAVIEARQSHTPLVICSADRPRWLVGKGASQTIDQVGLFGGYAPTVQVAQEADVPAAARAMAQHPQLHLNIALDVPLIAPELPELTGKARPIAGPRPGPHQDHGSVALDISRDTLVIAGDEAWAVPGLEDVPTIAEPSAPAPYVPVHPLAAQLLSAREAAVEGEDRRYAVRTKPEQVVVVGHPTLHRPVLALMSDPDIAVTVLTRTETATDPAGHAAQIGSRVTVTGEPSARWLDICSAASELAATAVRDALANPDFGFTGLHVAAAVTDSLAVGDTAFIAASNPVRDVSMTGLPFDGVHVITPRGAAGIDGSVSQAIGMALAAQEEDPTAPRAPRAVALLGDLAFLHDAGGLLIGPLEARPENLTIVVANDDGGGIFEALEPGADPLRNSFERGFATPHGADIAGLCQAYHVDYLRADSLEELQRALESTTDAAAGITVIEARTVRDTRRALHAALNQAVAL; this is encoded by the coding sequence ATGAGCAGCCTGGAATCGCCCGCACTTGCCACCGCCGTCGTCGCCGCGCTGGCAAGCCACGTCAGCGACTGCGTGATCTGCCCAGGATCGCGCAACGCGCCGCTGACGTTGGCGCTGCTGGCGCGCCGGGACATCCGCGTCCACGTGCGCATTGATGAACGCGCCGCCGCGTTTTGCGCCCTGGGTATCGCCCGCACGCAGCGTCGGCCCGTCGCGGTGGTCATGACCTCTGGGACGGCGGTGGCCAACTGCCTGCCCGCTGTCATTGAGGCCCGCCAATCGCACACGCCGCTGGTGATTTGCAGTGCGGACCGGCCGCGGTGGCTGGTGGGCAAGGGGGCGTCACAAACCATCGACCAGGTGGGGCTTTTCGGCGGCTACGCGCCCACGGTCCAGGTTGCACAAGAAGCAGATGTGCCCGCTGCTGCCCGCGCGATGGCGCAGCATCCGCAGCTCCACCTCAATATTGCGCTGGATGTGCCGCTGATCGCCCCGGAGCTTCCCGAACTGACCGGGAAGGCGCGGCCCATCGCGGGCCCGCGCCCCGGCCCGCACCAGGACCACGGTTCTGTGGCGCTAGATATTAGCAGGGACACCCTGGTCATCGCCGGGGATGAGGCGTGGGCAGTGCCGGGCCTAGAGGACGTGCCCACCATCGCCGAGCCTTCCGCACCCGCCCCGTATGTGCCGGTGCATCCGCTGGCCGCGCAGCTGCTGTCCGCCCGGGAGGCCGCCGTCGAAGGGGAGGACCGGCGCTACGCCGTGCGCACCAAGCCCGAGCAGGTGGTGGTGGTAGGACATCCCACGCTGCACCGGCCGGTACTGGCCCTGATGAGCGACCCGGACATTGCCGTCACCGTGCTCACCCGCACCGAGACCGCCACCGACCCCGCGGGGCATGCCGCCCAGATAGGCTCGCGGGTGACCGTCACAGGTGAGCCCTCGGCGCGGTGGCTCGACATCTGCTCGGCGGCCTCCGAGCTCGCGGCCACAGCGGTGCGCGACGCCCTGGCCAACCCAGACTTTGGGTTTACTGGACTGCACGTCGCCGCCGCCGTGACGGATTCGCTGGCGGTTGGCGATACCGCGTTCATCGCCGCCTCCAACCCGGTACGCGACGTGTCCATGACCGGCCTGCCCTTCGACGGCGTGCACGTGATCACGCCGCGCGGCGCCGCAGGCATCGACGGCTCCGTCTCCCAGGCAATAGGCATGGCGCTGGCCGCCCAGGAGGAAGACCCCACCGCCCCGCGCGCCCCGCGTGCCGTGGCGCTACTCGGCGACCTTGCTTTTCTTCATGACGCCGGCGGACTACTCATCGGCCCGCTAGAGGCGCGCCCAGAAAACCTCACCATCGTGGTGGCCAACGATGACGGCGGCGGCATCTTCGAAGCCCTGGAACCCGGGGCGGACCCGCTGCGCAACAGCTTTGAGCGCGGCTTTGCCACCCCCCACGGCGCGGATATTGCTGGCCTGTGCCAGGCCTATCACGTGGACTACCTGCGGGCAGACAGCCTCGAAGAGCTCCAACGCGCCCTGGAATCCACCACCGATGCGGCCGCGGGAATAACCGTCATTGAGGCCCGCACAGTGCGCGATACCCGCCGCGCGCTGCACGCCGCATTAAACCAGGCGGTGGCGCTGTGA
- a CDS encoding SMI1/KNR4 family protein, with the protein MVGLKYIHNHFYVEGDFVRDVEKILGNPLPSEYREFLINTGGGLPRYEGTHDAPILPLGGGGFDDWAAVGEFSSSGDLLSYLDRKDVFRSWRWEYLIDDMVPLATSTTGVWGLGIDGRRRGKICLIDEEISDLELFDYEDGLDDRTIAHPGIIVAQSFGEFFRRLVPFKTVYPDCD; encoded by the coding sequence GTGGTTGGGTTAAAATACATACATAATCATTTTTATGTAGAAGGAGATTTTGTTCGAGATGTTGAGAAGATATTGGGGAATCCACTACCGTCGGAATATAGAGAATTTCTTATAAATACTGGCGGTGGCTTACCCAGGTACGAGGGAACGCATGATGCTCCCATCCTCCCTTTAGGGGGGGGAGGGTTTGATGACTGGGCGGCGGTCGGGGAATTTTCGTCAAGTGGCGACCTCCTTTCTTATCTTGATCGAAAAGATGTATTCCGAAGCTGGAGGTGGGAATATCTAATTGACGATATGGTTCCTCTTGCGACCAGCACGACTGGCGTATGGGGTTTAGGGATTGATGGCAGGAGAAGGGGTAAAATTTGCCTAATCGACGAGGAGATCTCCGACCTTGAATTGTTTGATTATGAAGACGGGTTGGATGATCGTACGATAGCGCATCCGGGAATAATAGTTGCCCAGTCGTTTGGGGAATTTTTCCGAAGATTAGTTCCGTTTAAGACGGTATATCCGGATTGCGATTAA
- a CDS encoding o-succinylbenzoate synthase translates to MSHLPALSEILERTYVVELPMVARFRGITTRQAALFEGPAGWGEFSPFVEYADAEAASWLAAGLEAAWKGLPRGRREAIDVNATIPAVDAQQVPELAARYPGCQTFKVKVAEPGQSLRADVARVEAVRAAVPGARIRVDANGGWTVEQALAAAAELGPLDYMEQPCASVEELAQLRGLLQRRGHFVRVAADESIRRAADPYRVAQLHAADVAVVKVAPLGGVRRVLALAQDLRAQHMDITVASALDTAVGLSAGLAAVSALPTITDDDGSDVPPAAAGLATQQLFAADVAAPRPLIDGRLPTAPAVPEPERLADLAADAATADWWRGRIERCWQVLAE, encoded by the coding sequence ATGTCGCACCTTCCTGCCTTGTCTGAAATTTTGGAGCGCACGTACGTGGTGGAGCTTCCCATGGTGGCTCGCTTCCGGGGGATCACCACGCGCCAGGCGGCCCTGTTTGAGGGGCCTGCGGGGTGGGGGGAGTTTTCTCCTTTTGTGGAGTACGCCGACGCGGAGGCGGCGTCGTGGCTGGCTGCGGGCCTGGAGGCGGCGTGGAAGGGGTTGCCACGGGGGCGTCGAGAAGCAATCGATGTCAACGCCACCATCCCTGCGGTGGATGCGCAGCAGGTGCCGGAGTTGGCGGCGCGCTACCCGGGGTGCCAGACGTTCAAGGTCAAGGTGGCGGAGCCGGGGCAGTCGCTGCGTGCGGACGTCGCCCGGGTCGAGGCGGTGCGTGCGGCCGTGCCGGGGGCGCGCATCCGGGTGGACGCCAACGGCGGGTGGACGGTGGAGCAGGCGCTCGCCGCCGCAGCCGAGTTGGGGCCGCTGGACTACATGGAGCAGCCGTGCGCGTCGGTGGAGGAGCTGGCGCAGCTGCGCGGCCTGTTGCAGCGGCGCGGGCACTTTGTGCGCGTAGCTGCTGATGAATCCATTCGCCGCGCCGCCGACCCCTACCGGGTGGCGCAGCTGCACGCCGCCGACGTCGCCGTGGTCAAGGTGGCCCCCCTGGGTGGGGTGCGCCGCGTGCTCGCGCTTGCCCAGGACCTGCGCGCCCAGCACATGGACATCACAGTCGCCTCAGCGCTGGACACCGCCGTGGGCTTAAGCGCCGGGCTGGCCGCCGTGAGCGCGCTGCCCACGATCACCGACGATGACGGCTCCGATGTCCCCCCGGCCGCCGCGGGGCTAGCGACACAGCAACTGTTTGCGGCCGACGTTGCCGCGCCGCGTCCGCTTATCGACGGCCGCCTGCCCACCGCTCCGGCGGTCCCCGAACCCGAGCGCCTCGCGGACCTAGCCGCTGATGCGGCTACTGCCGACTGGTGGCGGGGGCGTATTGAGCGGTGTTGGCAGGTGCTTGCGGAGTGA
- a CDS encoding HNH endonuclease yields MDTSKGEVSGVGPQGTKRDGGGSDSARSNVPRVVSWPVEVNRGGGGPDGGAQVVRVVGDEQGRRLVVDDRGVATGEVVVAGSDGVQVVRDEGVAGRRFAVVEGRDESGQAEASSRPGSEPVVVSGAKRSAGDDGLGGSASGGGVGSGVLGVVGAVVGGAVVVGRRVMRRDGAHRLDVDWGQGHRQRLVLLEGPDSSRRQVFDVDVPEGGGLVKNSDGSVDVVDRNGVMVNHIDRPWAVDAAGRGVPTWYEVDEQGRLVQVIDPQRSTVLPVLADPDEKRAGGKSSRKKGNPARRPIKDIRPARPGEEVPVVRTSGKSGKGSKGKPGAGSKDGVKSRSGSDQEKVNSGDYDVVPGPGGAPTPVKKSQSSRRSQGGKSKGSGNPARRPIKRVGPEPVEQKAAVSDTSGKSGGGSKDGVKSRRGSDQEKVNSGDYDVVPGPGGAPKLVEKSQSSQRSQGGGSKGRGGQAARSGEVPSYAGQTGELTHKAPPEELRNQAGVDWSKKKAGEGKNKVRGAASGVAERERRSFERQEESIRRRENSDSRLTRGLAKVDRAELGFERGASRAIGEGVSGAAPLVGMGEDGGPGVKESWRDGPGSLVGLNDDVSAKDAWKETGRGVVAADEWQEGKYGEALGVIVGGGLVPDKGVGKAGKVGRAGKAAGGGAVKGGKHAAGGRRAGGSGKPVGPVEGGGRPVQGRAPSAGRQPATHRVDRGVEGPAPASATKPQLAQVKEPSVTWPDNGRAPELHLPHPPKATKHGRPVDSVRRHEREGTPTPLNNPPKRGNRPETVQPYVSPRSGKWRYPINAKWAGKTYPPDKLPKQLREIAPDGVKFTEEGFPDFTEFAARYNGKPVMVELSELARRSDVDVKRANQIFGIDAGDLGMVWHHVEHSNTLILIPLELHDVVKHAGGRATNSPISAALRKVLG; encoded by the coding sequence TTGGATACCAGTAAGGGTGAGGTGTCTGGCGTAGGACCTCAGGGCACCAAGCGTGATGGTGGTGGTTCGGATTCTGCCCGGTCGAATGTGCCGCGGGTTGTTTCCTGGCCTGTTGAGGTTAATCGTGGGGGCGGTGGGCCAGATGGTGGTGCGCAGGTTGTTCGGGTTGTTGGAGATGAGCAGGGCCGGCGGCTAGTTGTTGATGATCGTGGCGTGGCTACTGGGGAGGTGGTTGTTGCTGGTTCTGATGGTGTGCAGGTTGTGCGTGATGAGGGGGTAGCTGGCCGGAGGTTTGCTGTTGTTGAGGGGCGCGATGAGTCTGGGCAAGCGGAGGCAAGTTCGCGTCCGGGTTCTGAGCCTGTGGTGGTTTCGGGGGCAAAGAGGTCTGCTGGGGATGATGGTTTAGGGGGTAGTGCTTCTGGTGGTGGTGTTGGCAGTGGTGTGTTGGGGGTTGTTGGTGCTGTTGTTGGTGGGGCGGTTGTTGTTGGTCGTAGGGTGATGCGTCGGGATGGTGCGCATCGGTTGGATGTTGATTGGGGGCAGGGCCATAGGCAGCGGCTGGTGTTGTTGGAGGGGCCTGATTCTTCGCGTCGGCAGGTTTTTGATGTTGATGTTCCTGAGGGTGGGGGTTTGGTGAAGAATTCTGATGGGTCGGTTGATGTGGTTGATCGTAATGGGGTGATGGTTAATCATATTGATCGGCCGTGGGCTGTTGATGCTGCTGGTCGTGGTGTGCCGACGTGGTATGAGGTTGATGAGCAGGGCCGGTTGGTTCAGGTTATTGATCCGCAGCGTTCGACGGTGTTGCCGGTGTTGGCGGATCCTGATGAGAAGCGTGCTGGTGGTAAGTCGTCGCGTAAGAAGGGTAATCCTGCGCGTAGGCCGATTAAGGATATTCGTCCTGCGCGTCCGGGGGAGGAGGTTCCGGTTGTTCGTACGTCGGGTAAGTCTGGTAAGGGATCGAAGGGTAAGCCTGGTGCGGGTTCGAAGGATGGTGTGAAGTCGCGTTCGGGTAGTGATCAGGAGAAGGTCAATAGTGGTGATTATGATGTAGTTCCTGGTCCTGGTGGGGCTCCGACGCCAGTGAAGAAGTCGCAGTCGTCGCGGCGTTCGCAGGGAGGAAAGTCGAAGGGGTCGGGTAATCCTGCGCGTAGGCCTATTAAGCGAGTTGGTCCGGAGCCTGTTGAGCAGAAGGCTGCGGTGTCTGATACTTCGGGTAAGTCTGGTGGGGGTTCGAAGGATGGTGTGAAGTCGCGTCGGGGTAGTGATCAGGAGAAGGTCAATAGTGGTGATTATGATGTAGTTCCTGGTCCTGGTGGAGCCCCGAAGTTAGTGGAGAAGTCGCAGTCGTCGCAGCGTTCGCAGGGTGGGGGTTCGAAGGGGCGTGGTGGTCAGGCTGCCCGTTCTGGTGAGGTGCCGTCTTATGCTGGTCAGACTGGGGAATTGACGCATAAGGCGCCGCCGGAGGAGTTACGTAATCAGGCGGGTGTTGATTGGTCGAAGAAGAAGGCTGGGGAGGGCAAGAATAAGGTTCGTGGTGCTGCGTCGGGGGTGGCGGAGCGTGAGCGGAGGAGTTTTGAGCGTCAAGAGGAGAGTATTCGTCGTCGGGAGAATAGTGATTCGCGGTTGACGAGGGGGTTGGCGAAGGTTGATCGTGCGGAGTTGGGGTTTGAACGTGGTGCTTCGCGTGCGATTGGTGAGGGGGTTTCTGGTGCGGCGCCTTTGGTGGGGATGGGTGAGGATGGTGGTCCTGGGGTTAAGGAGTCGTGGCGTGATGGTCCGGGTTCTTTGGTGGGGTTGAATGATGATGTTTCGGCTAAGGATGCGTGGAAGGAGACTGGTCGGGGGGTTGTGGCTGCTGATGAGTGGCAGGAGGGGAAGTATGGGGAGGCGTTGGGGGTAATTGTTGGTGGTGGGTTGGTGCCGGATAAGGGGGTTGGTAAGGCGGGGAAGGTTGGTCGTGCTGGTAAGGCTGCTGGTGGGGGTGCTGTTAAGGGTGGTAAGCATGCGGCTGGTGGGCGGCGTGCTGGGGGTTCGGGTAAGCCGGTTGGGCCTGTGGAGGGTGGGGGTAGGCCGGTGCAGGGGCGGGCTCCTTCGGCGGGTCGCCAACCTGCCACACATCGTGTAGACCGTGGGGTTGAAGGTCCAGCTCCCGCGTCGGCTACAAAACCCCAGCTTGCTCAAGTAAAAGAGCCTTCAGTAACCTGGCCAGATAATGGTCGTGCGCCGGAGCTGCATCTGCCCCACCCTCCGAAGGCGACAAAACATGGTAGGCCAGTCGACTCAGTCCGTAGGCACGAGCGTGAGGGGACTCCTACTCCCCTTAATAATCCGCCAAAGAGGGGAAATAGGCCGGAGACCGTTCAGCCGTATGTGAGTCCAAGAAGTGGAAAGTGGAGGTATCCTATCAATGCCAAGTGGGCAGGGAAGACTTATCCGCCGGACAAATTGCCAAAGCAACTACGTGAGATTGCGCCGGATGGAGTGAAGTTCACAGAAGAAGGTTTCCCGGATTTTACTGAGTTTGCTGCACGGTATAATGGAAAACCGGTGATGGTGGAGCTGTCCGAACTTGCCAGAAGGTCGGATGTTGATGTGAAAAGAGCCAATCAAATATTCGGTATTGACGCCGGAGATTTGGGAATGGTGTGGCACCACGTAGAGCATAGCAATACCCTGATTCTCATCCCTCTGGAATTGCATGATGTTGTAAAGCATGCTGGCGGGAGGGCTACCAATAGCCCGATAAGTGCTGCTCTAAGAAAGGTGTTGGGTTAA
- a CDS encoding MspA family porin — protein sequence MRIFSVLRVVSVVSVGVLSAGVAGAVPVGDFVPYPGAPFGGQKQLADRYVERVSADGWVLHASKEGEVVHVAAPLDSAVTTGETFGTVSGRVWVDGQGAPELSGAFFDMGYQVGCGVEVGDGVDFEVAGTVGVAPHVMAGREDSRHQSQGIEGGPSVNVAGEAGPSVEVSLPDGSVKLGADGKVKPEAGGDVTAKAERGKDSVKKREVGLDAKAEVSPAVKGHLTPGKVTNVSLVSMPVDKEFMRAAGGFTGAHVQINGCVGPVSVRSYVTLATASRTSVDSVSVYGDAQRIR from the coding sequence ATGAGGATCTTTTCAGTTTTGCGGGTTGTTTCTGTGGTTTCTGTTGGCGTGTTGTCTGCGGGGGTGGCTGGTGCTGTTCCTGTGGGTGATTTTGTGCCGTATCCGGGTGCGCCTTTTGGGGGCCAAAAGCAGTTGGCTGATCGGTATGTGGAGCGTGTGAGTGCTGATGGGTGGGTGTTGCATGCGTCGAAGGAGGGGGAGGTTGTTCATGTTGCTGCGCCGTTGGATTCGGCGGTGACAACGGGGGAGACGTTTGGCACGGTCAGTGGTCGGGTGTGGGTTGATGGTCAGGGTGCTCCTGAGTTGAGTGGGGCGTTTTTTGATATGGGCTATCAGGTTGGTTGTGGTGTTGAAGTGGGTGATGGTGTTGATTTTGAGGTTGCGGGCACTGTGGGTGTGGCGCCTCATGTGATGGCTGGTCGGGAGGATTCGCGTCATCAGTCTCAGGGGATTGAGGGGGGTCCGAGTGTCAATGTTGCTGGTGAGGCTGGTCCTTCTGTGGAGGTGTCTTTGCCGGACGGGTCGGTCAAGTTGGGTGCTGATGGAAAAGTGAAGCCCGAGGCTGGTGGGGATGTCACTGCTAAGGCTGAGCGGGGTAAGGACTCGGTAAAGAAGCGGGAGGTTGGTCTTGATGCTAAGGCTGAGGTTTCTCCTGCGGTTAAGGGGCATTTGACTCCGGGGAAGGTGACTAATGTGTCGCTTGTTTCGATGCCTGTGGATAAGGAGTTCATGCGTGCTGCGGGTGGGTTTACTGGTGCCCATGTTCAGATCAATGGGTGTGTGGGGCCGGTGTCGGTGCGTTCGTATGTGACGTTGGCGACGGCGTCGCGTACTTCGGTGGATTCTGTGAGTGTGTATGGCGATGCGCAGCGTATTCGTTAA
- a CDS encoding SMI1/KNR4 family protein, protein MSVTFELVPPDGAVQENCIQQIEELIATRLPEDFREFLEQYDGGVPLLEDVTNVLVLPDPEADADVLRFVSSREILNFLRGQSAHAYWQYFTEGVVPFAIGSCVEWGLGVTGPHSGSIVILYHELVPVAGVAAKEDSYSWEATATMSFSQLLEVLVPQSSLE, encoded by the coding sequence ATGAGTGTGACCTTTGAGCTGGTTCCCCCGGATGGGGCTGTTCAAGAAAACTGTATCCAGCAGATTGAGGAGCTGATCGCCACCCGCCTGCCGGAAGATTTCCGGGAGTTCCTTGAGCAATATGACGGTGGTGTGCCGCTGCTTGAGGATGTCACGAACGTCCTTGTGTTGCCGGATCCGGAAGCCGATGCTGATGTGCTGCGATTTGTGTCCAGCCGGGAGATACTCAACTTTCTCCGCGGGCAGTCTGCACATGCCTATTGGCAGTACTTCACCGAGGGGGTGGTTCCCTTCGCTATAGGTTCCTGCGTGGAGTGGGGGCTGGGCGTGACTGGACCGCACTCGGGCAGCATTGTCATCCTCTACCATGAGTTGGTTCCGGTCGCTGGGGTGGCTGCGAAGGAAGATTCTTATTCTTGGGAGGCCACAGCCACAATGTCCTTCTCGCAGCTCTTGGAGGTACTTGTTCCACAAAGCTCCCTGGAGTAA
- a CDS encoding HNH endonuclease has translation MVWHHVENGKYLISIPAELHKVIRHAGGRATRFSRIGKGK, from the coding sequence TTGGTTTGGCATCATGTTGAAAACGGGAAATATCTGATCTCCATACCGGCAGAGCTTCATAAAGTAATACGTCACGCAGGTGGCCGCGCCACTAGATTCTCAAGAATTGGGAAAGGGAAATGA
- a CDS encoding 1,4-dihydroxy-2-naphthoyl-CoA synthase, translating to MSYSTAQPFDAAQWRTVAGFEDLTDITYHRHVGTTRADATVRIAFNRPEVRNAFRPHTVDELYRALDHARRSPDVGVVLLTGNGPSTKDGGWAFCSGGDQRIRGRSGYRYATGETAETVDAAREKAEGGRLHILEVQRLIRTMPKIVIALVNGWAAGGGHSLHVVCDLTIASRQEARFKQTDADVGSFDAGYGSAYLAKQVGQKFAREIFFLGRTYDAETMHRMGAVNEVADHAELENAGITMAREINGKSPTAQRMLKFAFNLTDDGLMGQQVFAGEATRLAYMTDEAVEGKEAFLEKRDPDWSEFPFYY from the coding sequence ATGAGCTACAGCACCGCCCAGCCCTTCGACGCCGCCCAATGGCGCACCGTGGCAGGATTCGAGGACCTTACCGACATCACCTACCACCGCCACGTGGGCACCACCCGCGCCGACGCCACCGTCCGCATCGCCTTCAACCGCCCCGAAGTGCGCAACGCGTTTCGCCCCCACACCGTTGACGAACTCTACCGGGCGCTCGACCATGCCCGGCGCAGCCCCGACGTTGGCGTGGTCCTGCTCACCGGCAACGGTCCCTCGACCAAGGACGGCGGCTGGGCGTTTTGCTCCGGCGGCGACCAGCGCATCCGCGGCCGCTCCGGCTACCGCTACGCCACCGGCGAGACCGCAGAGACTGTCGATGCTGCCAGAGAAAAAGCCGAAGGGGGGCGCCTGCACATCCTGGAGGTCCAACGCCTCATCCGCACCATGCCCAAAATAGTCATCGCCCTGGTGAACGGCTGGGCAGCCGGGGGCGGACACTCCCTGCACGTGGTGTGCGACCTGACCATCGCCTCCCGCCAAGAAGCCCGCTTCAAGCAGACCGATGCAGACGTTGGCTCCTTCGACGCCGGCTACGGCAGCGCCTACCTGGCAAAACAGGTAGGCCAAAAGTTTGCACGCGAAATCTTCTTCCTGGGCCGCACCTATGACGCCGAGACGATGCACCGCATGGGCGCCGTCAACGAGGTAGCCGACCACGCCGAGCTAGAAAACGCCGGCATCACCATGGCCCGCGAGATCAACGGCAAATCCCCCACCGCCCAACGCATGCTCAAATTCGCCTTCAACCTCACCGACGATGGCCTCATGGGCCAGCAGGTCTTCGCAGGCGAAGCCACCCGCCTGGCCTACATGACCGACGAAGCGGTAGAAGGCAAAGAAGCGTTCCTGGAAAAGCGCGACCCCGACTGGTCCGAGTTCCCGTTCTATTACTAG
- a CDS encoding HNH endonuclease: MERLPSNFHLAGQKYPLEEVAPKVAQRYPEGVSFDEEGFPDFEPYIVTADGKPVMVELNELSEMSALDVYRANKIFGICARSMGLAWHHVPNSRTLILIDRALQRAVVCSDGHSTNGPLTVAAYQEWKRQQASKSADEGEE; this comes from the coding sequence GTGGAACGTCTGCCGAGCAATTTTCATCTAGCTGGGCAAAAATATCCCCTGGAGGAAGTAGCACCCAAGGTTGCGCAGCGCTACCCGGAGGGAGTGTCCTTTGATGAGGAGGGTTTTCCGGACTTTGAGCCGTACATCGTCACAGCGGACGGAAAGCCCGTCATGGTTGAGCTCAATGAGCTCAGCGAGATGAGCGCGCTGGATGTCTATAGGGCCAATAAGATCTTTGGCATCTGCGCTCGTTCGATGGGACTTGCGTGGCATCACGTGCCCAACAGTCGGACCCTGATACTTATCGATCGTGCTTTGCAGCGTGCCGTGGTGTGCTCCGACGGCCATTCCACGAACGGCCCGTTGACGGTGGCGGCGTATCAGGAATGGAAACGCCAGCAGGCGAGCAAGTCAGCTGATGAAGGCGAGGAGTAG
- a CDS encoding SMI1/KNR4 family protein gives MSVDFEMVRPGDMPQENCIPQIEALTGARLPADFRAFLEQYDGGVPVTEDVGDMIVLPDPELDASLDRFATSREILEHLQGVEFNPYWAFFSEGVLPFAEGSAVEWGIGVSGAHEGEIVLLHHECAPVSGVAVPADGSASWEMGSPMSFSQLMDALVPLSSLVED, from the coding sequence ATGAGTGTTGACTTTGAGATGGTGCGCCCGGGCGACATGCCTCAAGAAAACTGCATCCCGCAGATCGAGGCACTGACTGGTGCCCGCCTGCCCGCAGATTTCCGGGCCTTCCTTGAACAGTATGACGGCGGCGTGCCGGTCACTGAAGACGTCGGCGACATGATTGTGCTGCCCGATCCGGAGCTGGACGCCTCGCTGGATCGTTTTGCTACCAGCAGGGAGATCCTTGAGCACCTTCAGGGCGTTGAGTTCAACCCCTACTGGGCATTCTTCTCAGAGGGTGTGTTGCCGTTTGCGGAAGGCAGTGCAGTGGAGTGGGGCATCGGTGTGTCCGGTGCCCACGAAGGCGAGATTGTGCTCCTGCATCATGAGTGTGCCCCGGTGTCTGGGGTGGCGGTTCCGGCGGATGGCAGCGCGTCCTGGGAGATGGGCTCGCCGATGAGCTTTAGCCAGCTCATGGACGCCCTTGTGCCTTTAAGCTCACTGGTGGAGGACTAG